One window of the Cohnella hashimotonis genome contains the following:
- the modB gene encoding molybdate ABC transporter permease subunit translates to MEWQAFWPPIRLSLQVALIASVVALAIGTFAARLMSRRRFSGQALAETAFMLPLVLPPTVVGFVLLVLLGRRSGAGRFIEWLTGAPVIFSWWAAVIASVVVAFPLVYQTMKNGFASVDREAEEAARVAGASELQVFLYITLPLAGHAFLTAFVLAFARGLGEFGATLMIAGNIPGRTQTVPTAIYVAVDAGHTGMAWAWTAAVIGISFLLLLFTGRARK, encoded by the coding sequence ATGGAATGGCAGGCGTTCTGGCCGCCGATTCGCCTCTCGCTTCAGGTCGCGCTGATCGCGAGCGTCGTGGCGCTGGCGATCGGCACATTTGCCGCACGTCTCATGTCCAGGCGCCGGTTCAGCGGCCAAGCCCTGGCCGAGACCGCCTTCATGCTGCCGCTTGTGCTCCCGCCGACGGTCGTCGGCTTCGTCCTCCTCGTGCTGCTTGGAAGGCGCAGCGGGGCGGGCCGGTTCATCGAGTGGCTGACGGGCGCGCCGGTCATCTTCTCGTGGTGGGCGGCCGTGATCGCGTCCGTCGTCGTCGCTTTTCCGCTCGTCTATCAGACGATGAAAAACGGGTTTGCTTCCGTCGACCGGGAAGCGGAGGAGGCGGCGCGGGTCGCGGGAGCGAGCGAGCTCCAGGTGTTTTTGTATATTACGCTGCCGCTCGCGGGGCATGCGTTTCTGACGGCGTTCGTGCTGGCGTTCGCGCGCGGGCTCGGCGAGTTCGGGGCGACGCTGATGATCGCGGGCAACATTCCCGGTCGCACGCAGACCGTGCCGACCGCGATCTACGTGGCCGTGGATGCCGGTCATACGGGGATGGCGTGGGCCTGGACGGCGGCCGTCATCGGCATATCGTTTCTGCTGCTGCTGTTCACGGGACGCGCACGGAAGTGA
- a CDS encoding GNAT family N-acetyltransferase, whose translation MKRTRNVAVLIYEGVDTLDVAGPFDVFAVSSDWGKDLHVYTVAERAGTVKTVSGVRIEPRFGLDDCPAPDILVVPGGIGSRKEMHNERLMSWIGKAAQAADIVLSVCTGALLLAKAGLLEGMRITTNRRAFDLLEEAAPASATIVRDVRYVDNGKLVLSGGVTTGMDAALHIVSRLFGTERALASASMLEYAWQPQPSGAIRDADSDTDVRAAASPEPDIRPATPGDAEALRALYLGAVEWIQEAKGIRQWNADMFSPENIEKLFREQDIYVAYLHGNLAGAFSINWEKEEEIWGSLFHADAGYVHRLAVARNCKGLGIGRLLLAHAASIIAQKGRSWLRLDCMAQNPSLNAYYTRLGLQYCGRFDGGGWSASLYEQEVGSLD comes from the coding sequence ATGAAGCGGACGAGGAACGTGGCGGTACTGATCTACGAGGGCGTCGATACGCTGGATGTGGCGGGGCCGTTCGATGTTTTTGCCGTTTCCAGCGATTGGGGGAAGGATTTGCATGTCTATACGGTCGCAGAGCGTGCCGGCACCGTAAAAACGGTAAGCGGCGTGCGCATCGAGCCGCGGTTCGGACTCGACGATTGCCCGGCGCCGGACATCCTGGTCGTTCCGGGGGGAATAGGCTCGCGAAAGGAAATGCACAACGAGAGACTCATGAGCTGGATCGGGAAGGCTGCGCAGGCGGCCGACATCGTGCTCTCGGTATGTACCGGCGCACTGCTGCTCGCGAAGGCCGGCCTGCTGGAGGGCATGCGGATCACGACGAACCGCAGAGCGTTCGATCTATTGGAGGAGGCGGCGCCGGCGAGCGCGACGATCGTGCGGGACGTCCGCTACGTCGATAACGGCAAGCTCGTCCTGTCCGGCGGCGTCACGACGGGCATGGACGCGGCGCTGCATATCGTCTCGCGGCTGTTCGGAACGGAGCGTGCGCTCGCATCGGCTTCGATGCTCGAATACGCATGGCAGCCGCAGCCGTCCGGGGCGATCCGCGACGCGGATTCCGATACGGATGTCCGAGCCGCGGCCTCGCCCGAACCGGACATCCGACCGGCGACCCCGGGCGACGCCGAAGCGCTGCGGGCGTTGTATCTTGGCGCCGTCGAATGGATTCAGGAGGCCAAAGGAATCCGGCAGTGGAATGCGGATATGTTCTCGCCCGAGAACATTGAAAAGCTGTTCCGCGAGCAGGACATCTACGTGGCCTATCTGCACGGGAACCTCGCCGGCGCTTTTTCGATCAATTGGGAGAAAGAAGAGGAGATCTGGGGATCGCTATTCCATGCGGACGCGGGATACGTCCACCGCCTTGCCGTGGCCCGGAATTGCAAAGGGCTTGGAATCGGCCGGCTGTTGCTGGCGCACGCGGCAAGCATCATCGCGCAGAAAGGCAGATCCTGGCTGCGGCTGGACTGCATGGCCCAAAATCCTTCGCTGAACGCGTACTATACGCGCTTAGGACTCCAATATTGCGGACGATTCGACGGC
- a CDS encoding helix-turn-helix transcriptional regulator has product MTVNISYTTEEIAQMLKISKLTVYDLIKKGELPSYRVGKQMRVDAADLEAYKLRMRSPASQAQHRPPAEAETARGMVLPQPAASSVRPLVITGQDMSLDLLAKHLEGNPGAGGVRPLRAYAGSLDSLIAMYRGEADIVSTHLYDGDTGEYNLPYIRRILIGAPYMVVRLLGRTAGLYVQRGNPLGLADWPDLARPGLRLANRERGAGARVLLEEQLRIGGIRASGIAGYADELTSHMAVAAKVAAGEADFGVGIEKAAAIVGRIDFIPLIQESYDLVALKTPANLPWIEGLLAALRSDLFRRELAAIPGYDLSRTGEIIYED; this is encoded by the coding sequence ATGACCGTCAATATCTCGTATACGACCGAAGAGATCGCCCAGATGCTCAAAATATCGAAGCTGACCGTCTATGATCTGATCAAAAAAGGCGAACTGCCCTCCTATCGCGTAGGCAAGCAGATGCGCGTAGACGCCGCCGACCTGGAGGCCTACAAGCTGCGCATGCGTTCTCCGGCCTCGCAAGCGCAGCATCGCCCGCCTGCGGAAGCGGAGACGGCGCGCGGCATGGTTCTTCCGCAGCCGGCGGCTTCATCCGTCCGCCCGCTGGTCATTACAGGCCAGGATATGAGTCTCGACCTGCTTGCCAAGCATCTCGAGGGGAATCCGGGCGCGGGCGGCGTGCGACCGTTGCGCGCCTATGCGGGCAGCCTCGACAGTCTGATCGCGATGTATCGCGGCGAGGCGGACATTGTCAGCACCCATCTGTACGACGGTGATACCGGCGAGTACAATCTTCCCTATATTCGCCGCATTTTGATCGGCGCGCCGTATATGGTCGTGCGTTTGCTCGGCCGCACTGCAGGCTTGTACGTTCAACGGGGCAATCCGCTCGGGCTCGCGGACTGGCCGGATCTAGCGCGTCCCGGTCTCCGGCTGGCCAACCGCGAGCGGGGCGCAGGCGCGCGGGTGCTGCTCGAGGAGCAGCTCCGCATAGGCGGCATACGCGCGAGCGGCATCGCGGGATATGCCGACGAACTGACGAGCCACATGGCCGTAGCCGCGAAGGTCGCGGCCGGGGAAGCCGACTTCGGCGTCGGTATCGAGAAGGCGGCTGCGATCGTCGGACGGATCGACTTTATCCCCCTTATTCAGGAGAGCTACGATCTGGTCGCGCTGAAGACGCCGGCCAACCTTCCCTGGATCGAGGGGCTGCTCGCAGCGCTGCGTTCCGACCTGTTCAGGCGGGAGCTGGCGGCGATTCCCGGCTACGATCTGTCGCGCACGGGCGAGATTATTTACGAAGATTAG
- the modA gene encoding molybdate ABC transporter substrate-binding protein — MNKIMRFIAIWIVCLAVLLGLAACGGSNDANGSRSSSVSPSSSASEPASPSASASSATSAAPSAEQTELTVSAAASLTDALGELKALYENANPEVTLSFNFGASGALQQQIEQGAPADLFLSAASKNMQALVDKGFIEERHDLLKNELVVVVPSTGGAAVAKLEDLSDAAVKKVAVGIPESVPAGGYAKDALTAAGLWDGLQGKLVQGKDVRQVLQFVETANADAGFVYKTDALSSDKVKIAFAVDPSQYKSIVYPIGVVKATKHAEAAERFYAYLQTPEAMSVFVKYGFSAAAAE; from the coding sequence ATGAACAAAATAATGAGATTTATTGCGATTTGGATCGTTTGCCTTGCTGTCCTATTGGGGTTGGCCGCATGCGGAGGATCGAACGATGCCAATGGCTCGCGGTCGTCTTCCGTATCGCCCTCGTCTTCGGCCTCCGAGCCTGCATCGCCTTCGGCTTCGGCGTCATCCGCGACGTCGGCAGCCCCGTCCGCGGAACAGACCGAGCTCACGGTGTCCGCTGCCGCCAGCCTGACGGACGCGCTGGGCGAGCTCAAGGCGCTGTACGAAAATGCTAATCCGGAGGTGACGCTGAGCTTCAACTTCGGCGCATCCGGCGCCCTGCAGCAGCAGATCGAGCAAGGTGCGCCGGCGGATCTCTTCCTTTCCGCAGCCTCCAAAAACATGCAGGCGCTCGTGGACAAAGGGTTTATCGAGGAGCGGCACGACCTGCTGAAAAACGAGCTCGTCGTCGTCGTGCCATCTACCGGGGGCGCTGCCGTAGCCAAGCTTGAAGATCTGTCCGACGCCGCGGTCAAGAAGGTCGCCGTCGGCATTCCCGAGAGCGTACCCGCGGGCGGCTACGCCAAGGACGCGCTGACGGCGGCGGGACTGTGGGACGGGCTGCAAGGCAAGCTCGTGCAGGGCAAGGACGTGCGTCAGGTGCTGCAGTTCGTGGAGACGGCCAACGCCGACGCCGGCTTCGTCTACAAGACGGACGCGCTGTCGTCCGACAAGGTCAAGATCGCATTCGCGGTCGACCCGTCGCAATACAAATCGATCGTATACCCGATCGGCGTCGTCAAGGCGACGAAGCACGCGGAGGCAGCCGAGCGCTTCTACGCCTATCTGCAAACGCCCGAGGCGATGTCCGTATTCGTCAAGTACGGCTTCTCGGCAGCGGCTGCCGAGTAA